A window from Schistosoma haematobium chromosome 1, whole genome shotgun sequence encodes these proteins:
- the INSM2 gene encoding insulinoma-associated (EggNog:ENOG410VB35~COG:K) codes for MSNIQTNQYMLTDSSKHLTQMPKTKVKLKSNEHLTSPVNGVYIIPRELSQMNTNDKLTEFNQFYTNRNNSNNNNNDNNSNNTNKNIFTVIRTEKAVKMLAEIPNHIGEYICQLCFQWFPDAFCLAEHPCSCMASLAYACEICGKVFNCPANLASHQRWHKPRIDNNHKNIRQTRIITNKRMNNDKLQNSIKSSNYSTNDHITCLLKQNSSSSELDRQQLSIYSEHINNVFKTSKHYRISCDEKMHYEQVYNVSSIQFNDSMNNHLIINDTNVITTTATNTTNEAIHYSNSLSNKSTSSKQINPFSVEALLA; via the exons ATGTCTAATATTcaaactaatcaatatatgctcacagATTCATCTAAACATTTAACTCAAATGCCGAAAACGAAAGTGAAATTAAAATCTAATGAACATTTAACATCACCAGTTAATGGTGTTTATATTATACCACGTGAATTGTCACAAATGAATACGAATGATAAATTAACTGAATTCAATCAATTTTACACAAACagaaataacagtaataataataataatgataataatagtaataatacaaaCAAGAATATTTTTACAGTAATTCGTACAGAAAAAGCAGTCAAAATGTTAGCTGAAATACCAAATCATATTGGTGAATATATTTGTCAGttatgttttcaatggtttccAGATGCATTTTGTTTAGCCGAACATCCATGTTCATGTATGGCAAGTTTAGCATATGCATGTGAAATTTGTGGTAAA GTATTCAATTGTCCAGCAAATTTAGCATCACATCAACGTTGGCATAAACCACGAatagataataatcataaaaatataCGCCAGACAAGAATAATCACTAATAAACGGATGAATAATGATAAACTACAAAATTCAATTAAAAGTTCCAATTATTCAACTAATGATCATATAACTTGTTTATTAAAACAGAATTCTTCATCATCTGAATTAGATCGACAACAGTTATCCATTTATTCAGAACATATCAATAATGTGTTTAAAACAAGTAAACATTATAGAATATCATGTGATGAGAAGATGCACTATGAACAAGTATACAATGTTTCAAGTATACAATTCAATGATTCTATGAATAATCACTTAATAATTAATGATACAAATGTAATAACGACTACagctactaatactactaatgaaGCAATTCATTATTCAAATTCACTGTCAAATAAAAGTACTTCCAGTAAACAAATTAATCCTTTTTCAGTTGAAGCACTTCTAGCTTGA